One genomic region from Streptomyces sp. NBC_00457 encodes:
- a CDS encoding DMT family transporter yields MGYLTLIGAIAAEVAATTAMKYSDGFSKLWPSLLTFLGYVVSFTLLAQTLKTVGIGTAYAIWAGVGTATIAVLGLWLFDEALTFTKVAGILLIVGGVVVLNLGGAH; encoded by the coding sequence TCGCGGCCGAGGTGGCGGCGACGACCGCCATGAAGTACAGCGACGGCTTCAGCAAGCTCTGGCCGTCCCTTCTGACGTTCCTCGGCTATGTCGTCTCCTTCACCCTGCTCGCCCAGACCCTCAAGACCGTCGGCATAGGCACGGCCTACGCGATCTGGGCCGGCGTGGGCACCGCGACGATCGCCGTCCTCGGGCTCTGGCTGTTCGACGAGGCGCTGACCTTCACGAAGGTCGCCGGAATCCTGCTCATCGTGGGCGGCGTGGTGGTACTGAACCTCGGGGGAGCGCACTGA